In Deferribacteraceae bacterium V6Fe1, one genomic interval encodes:
- a CDS encoding dihydroorotate dehydrogenase: MSKSLEIEICGVKFNNPIITASGTFGYGIEYARFIDLNKLGGVSVKGISLNETTGNKMPRIMETNAGMLNAIGLQNVGVEKFIKEKLPLLKKYDTRIIVNFWGKSIEEYVEVARILDETDIDMLEMNISCPNIKEGGIAFGTDPKMTYSVVYETKKVIKNKPLIVKLSPNVTDIKLFGKVAQEAGADAISAINTLLGMAINIETKKPYISNITGGLSGPAIKPVAIRMVYELYKTVSIPIIGIGGIMNYKDVVEFYLAGASAVQIGTANFVNPEISIKIVTELEDYLKSKKVDKITDLTGKVIA, from the coding sequence ATGAGTAAATCTCTTGAAATAGAAATATGCGGGGTAAAATTTAACAATCCAATTATAACGGCAAGCGGCACCTTCGGATATGGTATTGAGTATGCAAGGTTTATAGATCTCAATAAATTAGGAGGTGTTTCGGTAAAGGGTATTTCCCTAAACGAAACTACGGGGAACAAAATGCCGAGAATTATGGAAACAAATGCCGGAATGCTCAATGCTATAGGTCTTCAAAATGTAGGAGTTGAAAAATTTATAAAAGAAAAGCTACCTTTACTTAAAAAGTATGATACCAGGATAATTGTAAACTTTTGGGGGAAATCCATAGAAGAATACGTGGAAGTAGCACGAATATTGGATGAAACTGATATAGACATGCTGGAAATGAATATATCCTGTCCAAATATAAAAGAGGGTGGCATAGCCTTTGGCACTGATCCTAAAATGACATATTCGGTAGTGTATGAAACAAAAAAGGTGATCAAAAACAAACCCTTAATAGTAAAACTATCTCCAAATGTAACAGATATCAAGTTATTTGGAAAAGTTGCTCAAGAGGCCGGCGCTGACGCAATAAGCGCAATAAATACGCTTCTTGGAATGGCAATAAATATAGAAACAAAAAAGCCATATATTTCTAATATTACAGGTGGGCTTAGCGGGCCTGCAATCAAGCCGGTTGCGATTAGGATGGTATATGAGCTTTACAAAACTGTCAGTATTCCAATAATTGGTATTGGTGGTATTATGAATTATAAGGACGTAGTAGAATTTTACTTGGCAGGTGCTTCGGCTGTACAAATAGGTACTGCAAATTTTGTAAACCCTGAAATATCAATAAAAATTGTCACTGAACTAGAAGATTATCTTAAATCCAAAAAAGTAGATAAAATAACCGATTTGACGGGGAAAGTAATAGCTTAG
- a CDS encoding HAMP domain-containing protein translates to MDKNGKNINTGKNKNILKYLALLFLLVVVNYIASSRFLSTDIPLYSSITIFLLININIILLLVLLIVIFRNVSKLFLGNKKSIFGTRIQTKLVVFSITITVLPVFVVFVFSTNIINNSIDKWFDVQIEQALKSSVDLMQKYQNQVERDLIEQTDILSKLIASKGFMLKKNYDELTKFGKEYISGNKIDGILIYNNKMVKILHEDKEYYLNFIVDEDVLNEILSGKQVAKYSFIGNTQIYWVGNPVSALTSDNIILGAMIVYKLVPLDQAEQVSKILDSYRNYSQIKFFAEPVKNSYKILLILMTLLVIFAAIWGSLLYAKNITNPLEELAAAADRVSKGDLDIKLEATSDDEIGILVNAFNEMAEKLKKHTEELKAKNKTLSEMYSQIAKDKQYIDTIFKNVNSAIFLLNESKKILKTNTMADSYIGDNSLSEKLKEIIDDFVANEKHSANIQTEINYNGEIRTFSIILNKIFDAYNQLTNIVIVVDDITELVNIERINIWKEMANRIAHEIKNPLTPIKLNAERVAKKAYDIDNDKLRDLILKSMNKIINESNELYTLVQEFSNFSKSDAVNKEKIDIKNLIGEILELYEKNDKNIRLNLNSNLTEEIIINADKQQLKRAFLNLINNSFDSIKHDNGKISVYINKKGNLLEIIIEDNGTGIKEENISKLFLPYFSTKPSGTGLGLAIVKKIIENHNGKIFVKSQIDEYTKVIINLPIES, encoded by the coding sequence ATGGATAAAAACGGTAAAAATATCAATACAGGCAAAAACAAAAATATATTAAAATATTTAGCTCTGCTATTTTTACTGGTAGTTGTTAATTATATAGCAAGTTCAAGGTTTTTAAGTACTGACATACCTCTATACTCCAGTATAACAATTTTTTTGCTTATAAATATCAATATAATCCTTCTCCTCGTATTATTAATTGTAATATTTAGAAATGTGAGTAAATTATTTTTGGGGAATAAAAAATCGATATTTGGCACAAGAATCCAGACAAAGCTCGTAGTTTTTTCCATAACTATAACCGTATTGCCTGTATTTGTAGTGTTTGTGTTTTCTACCAACATTATAAATAACAGTATTGACAAGTGGTTTGACGTTCAAATTGAGCAGGCATTAAAAAGCTCAGTGGATTTGATGCAAAAATATCAAAACCAAGTAGAAAGAGATCTGATTGAACAAACGGATATTTTGTCTAAACTTATTGCATCTAAAGGATTTATGCTTAAAAAAAATTACGATGAACTCACTAAATTTGGTAAGGAATATATAAGTGGCAATAAAATTGACGGAATTTTAATTTATAATAATAAAATGGTAAAAATACTTCACGAAGATAAAGAGTATTATTTAAACTTTATTGTTGATGAAGATGTTTTAAATGAGATTTTATCTGGGAAGCAGGTGGCTAAATATTCTTTTATAGGTAACACACAAATTTATTGGGTAGGCAATCCAGTTTCAGCATTGACGAGTGATAATATTATTCTGGGTGCGATGATAGTATATAAACTTGTCCCTTTAGACCAAGCAGAGCAAGTGTCAAAGATTTTAGATTCATACAGAAATTATAGTCAAATAAAGTTTTTCGCCGAACCTGTAAAAAATTCTTATAAGATTTTACTTATTTTAATGACGTTACTCGTAATATTTGCGGCGATATGGGGTAGTCTACTTTATGCCAAAAATATTACCAATCCTTTGGAAGAGCTTGCAGCAGCCGCTGACAGAGTATCAAAAGGGGATTTGGATATAAAGCTTGAAGCTACTTCTGATGACGAAATAGGGATTTTGGTAAATGCATTTAATGAGATGGCAGAAAAACTAAAAAAACATACCGAAGAGCTGAAAGCTAAAAATAAAACTCTTTCCGAAATGTATTCTCAAATTGCTAAAGATAAGCAATATATTGATACGATTTTTAAGAATGTAAACTCGGCAATATTCCTTCTTAATGAGAGTAAAAAGATATTAAAAACAAATACTATGGCTGACAGTTACATAGGAGATAACAGTCTGAGTGAAAAACTAAAGGAAATTATAGATGATTTTGTGGCAAACGAAAAGCACAGTGCTAATATTCAAACAGAAATAAATTATAATGGTGAAATACGCACTTTTTCTATAATATTAAACAAAATCTTCGATGCCTACAATCAACTAACCAATATAGTTATTGTTGTTGACGATATTACCGAACTTGTCAATATTGAAAGAATTAATATTTGGAAGGAAATGGCAAATAGAATAGCTCATGAGATAAAAAATCCTCTGACACCGATAAAATTAAATGCCGAAAGAGTTGCCAAAAAAGCATATGACATAGACAATGATAAACTAAGAGATTTAATACTTAAAAGCATGAATAAAATAATTAATGAATCAAATGAGTTATACACCCTTGTTCAAGAATTTAGTAATTTTTCAAAATCTGACGCAGTAAATAAAGAAAAAATCGATATTAAAAATCTTATTGGTGAAATATTGGAACTATATGAAAAAAATGACAAAAACATAAGACTAAACCTTAACTCCAACTTAACAGAAGAAATAATAATAAATGCGGATAAACAGCAATTAAAAAGAGCATTTTTAAATCTTATAAATAATTCTTTTGACAGTATAAAACATGATAATGGTAAAATATCAGTATATATAAATAAAAAAGGGAATTTACTGGAAATAATCATAGAAGATAATGGAACCGGAATAAAAGAGGAAAATATATCAAAGCTATTTTTACCATATTTTAGCACAAAACCAAGCGGGACAGGATTAGGTCTTGCAATAGTAAAAAAAATAATTGAGAACCACAATGGAAAAATATTTGTCAAAAGCCAAATAGATGAATATACTAAAGTAATAATAAATTTGCCAATAGAGAGCTAA
- a CDS encoding dihydroorotate dehydrogenase electron transfer subunit produces MKGKVVNNLMLNDKYYLMEIESEDFVNKAKPGHFMMVKAQQYDYLYDPLLRRPFGVCDIERGRFKILYVLIGKGTNLLSQIKTGSQIEFSEPLGNTFKFNNEKTVALVGGGVGIAPLLFLAKYLHNQDVLVDLYYGGKTEDDILLIDEFKKYCQHIEVTTENGKVGKKGIVTSPLSENIKKYEKIYACGPKRMLQATSTLAINHNIPIEVSLDERMACGMGACLGCLVYVKNDQGEIEQKRCCVEGPVFDGARIVWE; encoded by the coding sequence ATGAAAGGGAAAGTAGTTAATAATTTGATGTTAAATGATAAGTATTATCTCATGGAAATAGAGAGTGAGGATTTTGTAAACAAAGCAAAGCCCGGCCATTTTATGATGGTAAAGGCTCAACAGTATGACTATTTGTATGACCCTCTCTTAAGAAGGCCTTTTGGGGTGTGTGATATAGAAAGGGGTAGATTTAAAATTTTATATGTATTAATAGGTAAGGGGACAAACCTCCTTTCTCAGATTAAAACCGGCTCACAAATTGAATTTTCTGAGCCTCTTGGTAATACATTTAAATTTAATAATGAAAAAACGGTTGCCCTTGTCGGTGGCGGAGTAGGGATAGCCCCTCTTTTATTTTTGGCTAAATATTTACATAATCAAGATGTTTTGGTTGATTTATATTATGGCGGTAAGACGGAAGATGACATTCTATTAATTGATGAATTTAAAAAATACTGTCAACATATTGAAGTAACAACAGAAAACGGAAAAGTAGGTAAAAAAGGTATTGTGACATCACCTTTATCAGAAAATATAAAAAAATATGAAAAAATATATGCCTGCGGACCAAAAAGGATGCTGCAGGCAACATCAACACTGGCAATAAACCACAATATCCCTATAGAAGTTTCTCTTGATGAGCGGATGGCGTGTGGGATGGGAGCATGTCTCGGTTGTCTTGTTTATGTCAAAAACGATCAAGGCGAAATTGAGCAGAAAAGGTGCTGTGTAGAAGGACCTGTATTTGATGGGGCAAGAATTGTTTGGGAGTAG
- a CDS encoding AAA family ATPase — MSVKDFFGLSELPFNNSPDIKFFYKSKEHTEIIKRLKYAIENNKGLAIVIGQIGTGKTTLARLILDEFDSDNYEIALIIVVHSEVTSEWILKKLLMQLGIQEIPKEKPAMLSKLYERLSQLAEANKKVVILFDEAQMLKNKEVMEELRGILNFENETGKLINFVLFGLQDLEDNLRLDEPLRQRVAMRFILKPFDLQDVKTYIVHRLKVAGAQKIFFTDDAIKTIYRFSGGIPRVINTICDNAMFEAYLIKNDSIDSKLIEQVSLDLGL, encoded by the coding sequence CCGGATATAAAGTTTTTCTACAAATCAAAAGAACATACTGAGATTATCAAGAGGTTAAAATATGCAATAGAAAACAATAAAGGGCTTGCCATTGTAATTGGTCAAATTGGCACAGGCAAAACAACTCTTGCCAGGTTGATTTTGGATGAATTTGATTCTGATAATTATGAAATTGCTTTGATAATTGTTGTCCACTCTGAAGTAACATCGGAGTGGATACTAAAAAAATTACTTATGCAGTTGGGTATTCAGGAAATTCCAAAAGAAAAACCTGCAATGTTAAGCAAACTATACGAAAGGCTAAGCCAGCTGGCTGAAGCCAATAAAAAAGTAGTAATACTTTTTGACGAAGCACAAATGCTTAAAAATAAAGAAGTAATGGAAGAACTTAGAGGCATATTGAACTTTGAAAATGAAACAGGCAAACTTATAAACTTTGTATTGTTTGGATTGCAGGACTTGGAAGATAACTTAAGGCTTGATGAACCTCTTAGACAAAGAGTAGCCATGAGGTTTATACTAAAGCCTTTTGATTTGCAGGATGTAAAAACATATATTGTACATAGATTAAAGGTAGCTGGTGCCCAAAAGATATTTTTCACAGATGATGCAATAAAAACAATTTACAGATTTTCCGGCGGTATACCCAGAGTAATAAACACAATATGTGATAATGCAATGTTTGAGGCCTATTTAATTAAAAATGATTCGATAGATAGTAAACTTATAGAACAGGTCTCTCTTGACCTTGGACTTTAA
- the carB gene encoding carbamoyl-phosphate synthase large subunit has protein sequence MPKREDIKKILVIGSGPIVIGQACEFDYSGTQAVKALKEEGYEVVLVNSNPATIMTDPEFADATYIEPIHWEVLEAIIKNERPDAILPTVGGQTALNAALDLHKRGILEKYNVELIGANADSIKKAEDRELFKQAMSKIGLDMPKSAYIRSFEEGMAAIDSIGFPVIIRPSFTLGGTGGNVAYNMEEYVEYLKWGLEASPVGEILVEESIIGWKEYELEVMRDLKDNVVIICSIENFDPMGVHTGDSITVAPAQTLTDKEYQALRNSAIKVMREIGVDTGGSNVQFAVNPENGRQVIIEMNPRVSRSSALASKATGFPIAKIAAKLAVGYTLDEIPNDITKKTPASFEPTIDYCVVKFPRFTFEKFPGTDDTLTTQMKSVGEVMSIGRTFKEALQKSLVSLEIGKSGFDEIFVRDDLNKPEVKEEIIHYLKRPTDKRMWYIGEAFRAGFSIDEVHYYTKIDKWFLNKIYEIIGYEDVIKRLGIDKIDADTLRLAKEMGFSDKRLSKLLKCTEKDIEKKRKEMNVNPVYKRVDTCAAEFESYTPYLYSTYEDECEADVTNKKKVVILGGGPNRIGQGIEFDYCCVHACFALSEIGYETIMVNCNPETVSTDYDTSDRLYFEPLTREHVLNIIKKEKPIGVIVQFGGQTPLKLAVPLEKEGVKILGTSPDSIDIAEDRERFKILIEKLNLKQPPNGIAKNADQAFDIAKRIGYPVVVRPSYVLGGRAMEIVYDEDSLRKYMKYAVEASEEHPVLIDKFLEHAMEVDVDAISDGETVVVAGIMQHIEEAGIHSGDSACSIPTRSIPEKIINILKEQTVAIAKELNVVGLMNIQYAIKNEDVYLLEVNPRASRTIPYVSKSIGVPLAKLASKVMVGYKLKDMGFTNTKPLTYYTVKESVFPFVKFPNTDVILGPEMKSTGEVMGIDTTFGRAYFKAQMGAGNKLPTKGKVFISVKDSAKEQIVPIAKKLHEIGFEIIATKGTHKFLNENKIESKCILKVQEGRPNIVDMIKNREVAFIINVPEGKKSRLDADSMRRAMLNYNIPFVTTIEAAEASANGIKQYIESGITVKPIQEYYKQSSTI, from the coding sequence GTGCCTAAAAGAGAAGACATTAAGAAGATTTTAGTAATAGGTTCAGGCCCGATAGTTATCGGACAAGCATGTGAATTTGATTATTCCGGAACTCAGGCTGTGAAAGCGTTAAAAGAAGAAGGATATGAGGTAGTACTTGTTAATTCAAATCCCGCTACCATCATGACAGACCCTGAGTTTGCCGATGCAACATATATCGAACCGATTCATTGGGAAGTATTGGAAGCGATAATAAAAAATGAAAGACCTGACGCAATATTGCCTACTGTAGGCGGTCAGACCGCACTTAATGCAGCCCTTGACTTGCATAAAAGGGGTATTCTTGAAAAATATAATGTTGAGCTTATAGGCGCTAATGCGGATTCTATAAAAAAAGCTGAAGATAGAGAATTATTTAAACAGGCAATGTCAAAAATCGGCCTTGATATGCCCAAAAGTGCGTACATACGTAGTTTTGAAGAAGGGATGGCGGCGATTGATTCCATAGGATTTCCTGTAATTATCAGACCTTCCTTTACACTCGGTGGGACAGGCGGGAATGTGGCATATAATATGGAAGAATATGTCGAATATCTTAAGTGGGGATTGGAAGCTTCTCCTGTGGGTGAAATTCTTGTGGAAGAATCCATTATCGGTTGGAAAGAGTATGAATTGGAAGTTATGCGGGACTTAAAAGACAATGTTGTAATTATATGTTCTATAGAAAACTTTGACCCAATGGGGGTCCATACAGGGGATAGTATTACGGTAGCTCCGGCGCAAACTCTGACTGATAAAGAGTATCAAGCACTTAGGAACTCAGCTATAAAAGTAATGCGTGAGATAGGTGTTGATACGGGTGGTTCAAATGTGCAATTTGCTGTTAATCCTGAAAACGGAAGGCAAGTTATTATTGAAATGAATCCCCGAGTTTCCAGAAGTTCGGCTCTTGCATCAAAAGCAACAGGTTTCCCTATAGCTAAAATTGCGGCAAAACTTGCTGTTGGATATACATTAGATGAAATCCCTAATGATATTACCAAAAAAACACCGGCATCATTTGAGCCAACGATTGACTATTGTGTAGTTAAATTTCCACGTTTTACTTTTGAAAAATTTCCGGGTACAGATGATACTTTGACTACTCAAATGAAATCAGTTGGCGAGGTGATGTCAATAGGTAGGACATTTAAGGAAGCTCTCCAAAAATCGCTTGTGTCTCTTGAAATTGGTAAGTCAGGATTTGATGAGATATTTGTCAGAGATGACTTGAATAAACCTGAAGTCAAAGAAGAGATAATTCATTACCTAAAAAGGCCTACTGACAAAAGGATGTGGTATATCGGTGAAGCATTTAGAGCAGGCTTTAGTATTGATGAAGTGCATTATTATACGAAAATTGATAAGTGGTTTTTAAATAAAATTTATGAGATAATTGGTTATGAAGATGTAATTAAAAGACTTGGTATAGATAAGATAGATGCGGATACATTAAGATTGGCAAAGGAGATGGGGTTTTCCGATAAAAGGTTATCCAAACTATTAAAATGTACCGAAAAAGACATTGAAAAAAAACGCAAAGAGATGAATGTGAACCCTGTATATAAAAGGGTTGACACTTGTGCAGCTGAATTTGAATCCTATACACCTTATTTATACTCTACATACGAAGATGAGTGTGAAGCAGACGTCACAAATAAGAAAAAAGTGGTTATTCTCGGTGGTGGTCCAAACAGGATAGGGCAGGGGATAGAGTTTGACTACTGCTGTGTTCATGCTTGTTTTGCACTGTCTGAAATCGGATATGAGACGATTATGGTTAACTGTAACCCTGAAACTGTAAGTACGGATTATGATACATCTGACAGACTATACTTTGAACCCCTAACCAGAGAACATGTGCTTAATATTATTAAAAAAGAAAAACCTATTGGCGTTATAGTTCAATTTGGTGGGCAAACACCTTTGAAATTAGCAGTTCCACTTGAAAAGGAAGGGGTAAAAATCTTAGGTACATCGCCGGATAGTATTGATATTGCGGAAGATAGAGAAAGATTTAAAATCTTGATTGAAAAACTTAATTTAAAACAGCCGCCAAACGGTATTGCCAAAAATGCTGACCAGGCTTTTGATATAGCTAAAAGAATTGGTTACCCAGTAGTTGTTAGACCGTCATATGTATTAGGCGGAAGGGCAATGGAAATAGTTTATGATGAAGATTCGTTGAGAAAATATATGAAGTATGCAGTTGAAGCTAGCGAAGAGCATCCTGTGCTCATTGATAAGTTTTTGGAACACGCAATGGAAGTGGATGTGGATGCAATAAGTGACGGTGAGACTGTTGTAGTTGCAGGAATAATGCAGCATATTGAAGAAGCCGGGATTCATTCCGGTGATTCTGCCTGTTCGATCCCTACAAGATCAATTCCTGAAAAAATTATTAACATATTGAAAGAACAAACCGTTGCCATAGCAAAGGAACTAAATGTAGTTGGGTTGATGAATATTCAATATGCAATTAAAAATGAAGACGTTTATCTACTGGAAGTTAACCCAAGAGCATCAAGAACCATTCCGTATGTCAGTAAAAGTATAGGTGTACCTTTGGCAAAATTGGCATCAAAAGTAATGGTTGGATATAAGCTTAAGGATATGGGCTTTACAAATACTAAGCCTCTAACTTATTATACAGTAAAAGAATCTGTATTCCCATTTGTAAAATTTCCTAACACTGATGTGATATTAGGCCCTGAAATGAAATCAACCGGAGAGGTTATGGGGATTGATACCACATTTGGCAGAGCTTATTTCAAGGCTCAAATGGGAGCAGGAAATAAACTGCCAACCAAAGGAAAAGTTTTTATAAGTGTGAAAGATAGTGCCAAGGAGCAGATTGTTCCAATTGCAAAAAAGCTTCATGAAATAGGATTTGAAATAATAGCCACAAAGGGTACACATAAATTCTTAAATGAAAATAAGATAGAGAGTAAATGTATATTAAAGGTTCAAGAAGGGCGTCCAAATATTGTGGATATGATTAAAAATAGAGAAGTTGCTTTTATAATAAATGTGCCGGAAGGCAAAAAGTCAAGGCTTGATGCCGATTCGATGAGAAGAGCTATGCTAAACTACAATATTCCGTTTGTGACTACAATAGAAGCGGCAGAAGCTTCAGCTAACGGTATTAAACAGTATATCGAATCAGGAATTACTGTGAAGCCAATACAAGAATATTATAAACAGAGCAGTACCATATGA
- a CDS encoding sigma-54-dependent Fis family transcriptional regulator: MKILIIDDEINICTTIKDILEDEGYSADFSQNFSDGFQKLKSQLYDVVFLDIWLPDKDGVIGLQEIKSYFPEIEVVMISGHGNIENAVESIKFGAYDFLEKPLSLDRILLVIKNLKDKIELTQYIKEYKLDHLKKYDLLGNSPQIKDLRAKIEKIAQTNARVLITGENGTGKEHVARLIHLLSKRSNKRFVEINCSAIPSELMESEMFGYEAGAFTGALNDKIGLFEAADKGTIFLDEIGDMDINLQAKLLRVLETGEFTRVGSIKTIKSDFRLITATNKNLEDEIAANNFREDLYYRISVVPIHVPPLRERKMDIPVLIEHFINEACVTNGIEKKTIDKELLDKMINYSWPGNVRQLKNAVERMVVLSDTSIITINDAPPFLVESNNLQHKLSIEDLMAEFYPLKHAKDLFEKDYIEKVLELTGWNISKASKILEIERTYLHKKIKHFQISKD; this comes from the coding sequence ATGAAAATATTGATTATAGATGATGAAATAAATATCTGCACAACAATCAAAGACATCCTGGAAGACGAAGGATACAGCGCTGATTTCTCACAAAATTTTAGTGATGGTTTTCAGAAGCTAAAAAGTCAACTCTATGATGTGGTTTTTTTAGATATCTGGCTTCCGGATAAAGATGGCGTTATCGGCTTGCAAGAGATAAAGAGTTATTTTCCAGAGATAGAAGTCGTAATGATAAGCGGCCACGGGAATATAGAAAATGCCGTTGAATCAATAAAGTTCGGGGCATATGATTTCCTGGAGAAACCTTTGTCACTTGATAGAATATTATTAGTTATAAAAAATTTAAAAGATAAAATTGAACTAACACAATACATTAAGGAATATAAATTAGACCATTTAAAAAAGTATGACTTGCTCGGCAATAGCCCACAAATTAAAGATTTAAGAGCCAAAATAGAAAAAATAGCACAAACAAATGCCAGAGTCCTTATTACCGGAGAAAATGGAACCGGTAAAGAACACGTGGCCAGGTTAATACATCTCCTGAGTAAAAGAAGTAATAAGCGATTTGTTGAAATAAACTGCTCCGCCATCCCATCAGAGCTTATGGAAAGTGAAATGTTCGGTTATGAGGCTGGGGCTTTTACCGGTGCCTTGAATGACAAAATAGGGCTATTTGAGGCGGCAGATAAAGGGACAATCTTTTTAGATGAAATAGGAGATATGGATATAAACCTACAAGCTAAGTTATTGCGAGTACTTGAAACAGGTGAATTTACAAGAGTAGGCTCAATTAAAACAATAAAAAGTGATTTTAGATTAATAACCGCAACAAATAAAAATTTAGAAGATGAGATAGCTGCCAACAACTTCAGAGAAGACCTTTATTATAGAATAAGCGTAGTGCCTATACACGTGCCACCTCTAAGAGAAAGAAAAATGGATATTCCAGTATTGATCGAGCATTTTATAAATGAAGCATGTGTTACTAATGGTATCGAGAAAAAAACTATTGACAAAGAATTACTGGATAAAATGATAAATTATTCATGGCCTGGTAATGTGAGGCAATTAAAAAATGCCGTTGAAAGAATGGTAGTATTATCAGATACCAGCATAATTACCATTAATGATGCACCGCCATTTCTTGTAGAGTCAAATAACTTACAACATAAACTTAGTATAGAAGATTTAATGGCAGAATTTTATCCGCTAAAACATGCAAAAGATTTATTTGAAAAAGATTATATCGAAAAAGTATTAGAATTAACAGGGTGGAATATTTCAAAAGCTTCAAAAATATTAGAAATTGAACGAACATATCTCCATAAAAAAATCAAACACTTCCAAATATCAAAAGACTAA